Part of the Zea mays cultivar B73 chromosome 4, Zm-B73-REFERENCE-NAM-5.0, whole genome shotgun sequence genome is shown below.
tggtaatgcatcaattgtttatcacacaactcctatcacctaatgcatcagatAAGGtgaaaaagcatttaaaacacaaggaaggggcaaaTGCACCAGGACTTGCCTGGAagaaacactaggttagtgtttgttagacgtcgatcacttgacgatcatccttgtcctaacacttgatcaggcaggttcgtTCATCAGCATCTCCATGCGGAGTaatccgcgcttggggtcgacttgagtCATCTTCCGCATGACGTGATTAATTATcgcacctgaatgaaatgcatgatgcacatgaatgcatattaaCAGAAATAGCACAAATCTAAATAGTGCTATACGATAGCGCATTAAACACCTAgtggcgaggcgttgtacaattttatactaaaacactaGTTATCGATGTACGACTGAGCGCAATAAGTACGCTTCTCTAGATTAACCGAATCTAACGCAAACATCATGAAATAACAAACAATACATATTTAATATAATTAGCCTAAACACAActtatcagctaattaattagaacACTAAACCTATCCTACTCATCACCTACACATCTCATATGTATATATTTATATAAACCAATACACTATATACGATGAAGCATTTTAATAAACAATTAATACAACCACAACGCACGGTTACTACCGTCCAGAGAACTGACGCAACTAATATAACTAATTAATCCAAGCCTTGAACTAATAATAAAAACTAGCGAACCAGTGTACTATTACTAGTCGATACAAAATTCGTGAGAACGGCGATGATTTCAGTTCATACTATCCATCAAACATTAAGCACGCGATGAACGTCCTTCCCGTCATCGCCCAACAGCTAGAATTTCACTCCTATCATCGACTCCCTAATATCACACACCCTAACGACATAATAACGAATCTATCCATAATTACCAAGTGCACACCTCGCATTACTAGTATTTCTAACTTAATCGTATACGTATACGAAGTGTCTTATTTTACGATCATAAAACCGATAATAAAAATAGTGAATCGGCTCACCACATCACAACTCGACTTGGTAGTTGCCTGACGACGGCCTTCAGCTGAAGTCCTCGGTCGCACATCTGACGAGCGTGACCGACGAGCTAAGGCTGAGGCGAAGCTTGACGACGAGATCGAATAGGGGATGGTGAGCAAGAGGCAGCGACCAAAGACCGAAGCACATAGCACGGCAGACATACTTAGCCACGGCGAGGCCGACCGACGAGGGAGAACAAGAAACACGACGGTGAGTCGATGAGCTGAAGATTGGGAGCGACAGCCGGTGAGGAGATTATCTCCAAAGAGCCGCGCGAGGGAAGCTAAAAATTAATCCGACAGTGGTTCCGCGGCAAACAATGGCCGGGTCTGAGGGGCCAGCAATTACTTGAACTTGGTTGATGGCGAGGTCTACCGGTAGAGAATATCGGCACACATCGCGACACGACGAACGCGCAGAGTTTCAAAATGACGCGCGCGAGATCAGACCGGAACTGAGGACAAGCGAACAGAGAGGAACATGTCTGGGAGTTCAACGGCGATGGGGATGCTGATGCCGCGGATGTGAACACGACCGCCGCATACCGCGCGAGGACACGGAAGTCAGAGCGACAACGACGCAGCGACCTCGACACTAAACACCGGAGCTCGACGATGTCACGGCGTAGCAGGAAATAACAACGCCACGATGGTCGGCGAGACAAGTCCGGCGATGACGAGACACTCTATGCCGTCGGGCCGAGCCGTGCTGCGCGACGCTGGGCATCGAGCAGAGACCGAGCTGGAGCTAGGCGTGACACGGAAGGACAGACGGCCATCTGGGCAGCGCGCAGGCGCACGCAACGAGTGGAGCAGGAGCCAGGGACACGACAACAGGGAGGAGCAGGAAGGTTGGGCGACCAAGCGCCGTCTCCCGCGGCGAGCACCGACGAGCAGCAGGCATGGCCATGGATGGAGGAGCTGGAGCGCCGGCAGAGGGCAGAGATGGAGCAGGGAACTCGGCCAGGAAAGGGACTCGGAACCGGGCGCGACGGCTGGACGCAGGGCGAGCCATGGAGATGGGCGCCGAGATCCATGGATGCAGGGAGGAGGGAGGAGCTCGCAGGCTAGCTGGGGATGGAGGAGGAGAAATCCACGCGCGCCATAGAAGGGCTTCGACAGGGACAGGGCGCTGCTGGGAAATGGAGGGAGAGAAGCAAGGGGGCAGCTAGGCTCTTGGCCGACCGGAGTTGGAGGAGGAAGCCGCGGCCTGAACGCCGGCGAGCCAGGCGCGGCCATGGCTGGGGAAGAGGAACAGCAGGCGATTTGGAGCGCGGCGTGCTTGAAGATGGAGCAGAGGAAGCAGTGCAGAGAAGGAACGCGGGGCACAGGGAAGCGCGCGTCATGGCTGGGAGGATCTGGGGCGAGCTGCGCGCGTGCAGAAGGCAGGGAGAGCGCGGGCGGGCCTGAGGAGAAGACGAGGGAGGCGGCCAGCACGACGACCCCAGAGTACACGCGGCCAGCGAACGGCGGCATGGGATAAGAACAGCAGATGAGCGGCGCAGGGGAAAAAAAATCCAGCGATGGATGTAGACGATGgctggaagaagaagaggataagGCAGCCGAAGAAGAAAAATATCAGGAGAACCTCTCTTTTCCTATCGCATTCACCTTTTATTTGTTCTTTTGACCATTTCTCCATATAGTACTTACGAAAGGCTGGAAAGCAGCAGGGGTATTTTCATCTCGTGGTAAGCAGGAACAAGAGATGCACGGGAGTGTAGTAAAGCATGTCATGGGCGGTGAAAAAAATCGGAGAGAAAGCAGCTGGAATTTTTCTCAGATTTTTCCCCATTTTCTGTTTATTTTATGAATAAAATTGCAGATGTTTTAGATCATGATTTTTAGCGATGAACAAAGAGTCGACGCGCTATACGGCAACCAGGTACACACTTCATTTTCCGAATTAAGAAACGGAAAAATCAGATAAACAACAATTTAGATGGTTCTGGCTAAACCTCGTTTGGATAATTTTCGTGACTAGTCTGGGCACGGTGTAAACGGACCAGattaaaacgagttcggcttcggTATTTTAATCTGCTCTGCATGATCCGACCGAAATTAGCCGAAACCAGATCCACTAATGTATACGCGATTTCGTCGTCAAAACAGCGTGCTGAAGGATAAATTGGATCATATCCTCGCGCACGATTTTTCTCGGACAATACGCGATTCAGATTATTTTGccccgaacattttagtcgtcgagtccaaattaatttgttcgggataaaatcatccgagtgggtcgggcttccgaattcgtattcgcgcgagcgataaattttaaataatcatcggacgcaccgatttcCGGAATGACGATGTTCCGAATATTACGAAAATTTAGGACGAGCCCGAATAGATAAAAATGAGgtcgaactcgcgacagacggaacagatgcgatattaaaatcgcgataggcgaagatgattaaaattttagCATCCGTTTTACCCACTGATATTacatgcttaaatccatactcgttgtcgagcggaatataaacacctggggtgttacactttctctgccttctgaaggggtgattgaagggtagaaaacatctatggcaatcaaagtaacatatcttgccactagCACTAAGacaaaaacaatctgtatctttagcacaataaggacacgtcaatctaccatgcatgcTCCAtcaagagaaaataccatacgccataaaatcatgaactgaGAACAGAtacgcaacacgaagattgaatttcggcttcttgaagcagtcataggcttccactccttgccatagcttctttaactcttcaatcagtggatgaagcatcacattgaggcataCACCAGGATGCTCAAGCCCAGGTATAACaatacataggaacataaactcatatttcatgcaaagagcaggtggaaggttgtatggtatggcaatgacaggccaacatgaatacgatgcaatggtcatattgaaaggcgtgaaaccatcagttgtcaAGCCGATACGAATGTTTCTTGCATTGCTCGCAAACTCTGGATCaaagttgtcaagagccttccatgcatcatcaTCTGATGGGTGCACCATTAACACATCTTGTTTGTTCgtgcaatctttatgccacctcatgtgcatagcggtcttcctcgagagaaacaaacgtttcactctaggagtgagaggcatgtaccgaagctgtttatgtgcaacctttgtcaccaccttatcccctttttcatttacaagctccacatacctcgacttcccacattttaagcatttttgctctctgccatgttccttccaaaaaagcatgcaGTTGTCTTagcaacatcaatcttctcatactccataccaagaccttcaagcaatttcttggattggtacatgtctttgggcatcttgtgaccagtAGGAAGAACCTCCCTAATCAAATCCATGAGCTCTTTGTAACAATTAATAgataatgcaaacttggacttgattgacattagTCGTGTCACGAATTCGAGAACGGTCACATCGTTGTGCccatgaagaggctcttctgacgctttgaggaggtcgaagaacttttGAACCTCTGGTgttggtgaatcatgatgatctagggctaattcaggctgcagatcctcaagcatatgGTCCATCCTATCcacatcttcaccgtcatcaacttctacttccgctgctcgttcaaggcgtgactccccgtggagataccagaccttatagcctggcacaaaaccatgcgagcataggtgtagtgtgacctgcctcttggtgtggctcgtcattttTCTacttttattgcatggacacctaatattatctatttgtgacaaagcagttgcatggtccagaaacatctgagtcttggcaaaccattcacttgtgtgacacccacccttcttgaaaccttcatacatccaatcacgtctatcacccattattgcggctgtgtgtacgagtaaggagtgcgtgtgagacattcatgtttctacacgtcacacatacatctataggtaagtagtaaaactatatatatacataacatcaccttcatcacattaacatgatattcatcaattaacaatatttgcaacatccaatccatcaaattaaattataattgcagaacatcaaattcattacctataacatcaaatctatcaaatcgattaatacttgcataacatcaaattcattaaATAATAATATCAAATACATCATATCATATTTACAAAATCAAGTTAGAAATAACAAATATCATACATCAAATCATATTAGGTCAAATCATACTAacaaataacaatattaaacaaaTTGTAATCGCATTataattaactcccgtcggccatgaaaaccgacgaaaataaaaacCACCATAATCATACCTGGATGCGGACGACGATGATGGACAACATCGATCGGAGTTGGTGCAGTGTCGATGGCAGCGCGAGTACGTCGGAGCCGCGGCTAGGAGAAGGTGGGGCGTGGGCGGGGCGGCGGCCGTCACAGGAGAAGTCAGTGGCCCACGCCGGTGGGGGAGGAGTCAGCGCGGCGGGTGACGCAGGTGTGGGGGAGAGCTCGGGTGGCGGCGGTGTGTACCGGCGGCGGCTATGGCCGGGGCGGCCGGGTACGGGCGACGACTAGGCGTGGGGGAGAGCTCACTTGGTGGCGGCGGGTACCGACGGCGGCTATGGCCGGTGCGGGTATGGGTGACAGCTAGGCATGTGGAAGAACACCGACGGCGCCAGCGATGGGAGAGAAgaaggacggcggcggcggcgatggaGAACATGGGCGGCGGCGCGGTATAAAATTAGAGAcagaagaaatgaagtttggactctCGGGAGCGTCCCTATCATTAGTAACTCTCGTTGGCTTGGTCCAGAGACTGACGGGGattattaactcccgtcggcttggTCAAGAGGCCGACAGGGATTATTAACTCCCATCGGCTTGGTCCAGAGGCCGACGGGGATTATTAACGCCCGTCGGTTAGGGAATGACTGACGGGGATTGTTTAATTGTCATCGGCTTAGGACAAAACCGACGGGGATTAAAGTAGCCGACGGGGATTTTCAGTATCTTGTTGTGATTAGCATACTTTTAAAGTATCCAAACCAAGTAGTAGGTATTATTATTACATGCCTGAGATAGAGTCAAGTGCTAATTTATTACAACACCTGGGAAGAAGCCATCTTCCCGCAGCACACACATAATAAACATAAACAAAAGCCTCCATCGTGAGTTTAACAAAACGCAAAGGTGTTAATAGTCTctcctgcagcaacaatgggaataaaaccatgagtacgcaattactcaacGAGATTTACCCGACTAAagcaaagactctcaagggtatgctggtttgttgggaatcaaggtaaagtttACTAAATTTCAAAGACTccattttgcagaaaagcttactagtagtggatccttatgccaaaattttacgtcacaagttaagtacttttcctgaatctagatttgcctaatatagagcattcacttgtcctacactagcttcattttagcagctttagtttcacttgttatctacgatgagggtTGAATATCTAATCTTCATATCTGAGAAGTTCAGCGATACGAatggattaatacccagctggggatctccaaccacacgatatatgtagcacttaacccttgcatatgtcaactcgtcaccgggtttctcaagaccagaacgggttcacgcgacccgagagcacagtaccccaccatccagccACTTGCTAGGTGGGCACACGTTActcccgccatctctccactcccagtgtgtgcgagctgttctggtattggtccggtcgaggctaagcttacccatgatgaggcatttgaccagttaaagggtcctagatcagaaGGCCAACAATCATGCGGTCCTTAAGCAACACAGACGGgtgacctttcctgctcaacgtctggtctcaaACTAAACTATTTCTGAAAacctggtacctgtcagaggtacctACTGAAATAATGAAGTCATCAAGGCCTTTGGCACATGCATCATTCCAGGTCCATTTTCATTGTAAAAACATGATTCCTAGATCAGAACATTTTGTTTCTAGCCTATGAGCATACTAAGCACATCTAGCTTTTTAAAGCAGGTATCAAGGATGATAATCAATAATTCAAGGAAGTTATGCAGCAAAGGTTTAATCATTCAACTCCTACtacctaatgcagcatataagtgataaaagtttaaaacaacaaggggtggcaaatgcactggggcttgccttgatgAGGAGGAGAGTCAGGCTCTTCTACTAGGATATTGCAGTTAGCAGCAAACCCTATCGGGGCACCTTCTGGAGGACCTTCAGAGACAACTTCAGTTGGAGCAGTTTCAGATGTGGGAGTAGGCTCCTCTTCCACTTCACTTCAAATTCTTCTTCTAGGTGCTCTACAAGTCAATTTCAAgtatatgaatgctcatgtaatgataGGCTTTGCAATCTCTCATTTAGAGAGAGGTGGAAAGCTCACATACTCTCAACTAAGCATATGATAATTATACTCATAATTCTATGTAATATAGTCTTTGCCCAAAGGGATCAAATTAAGATTACTTTAGAGAATCAAAGAACTGTATATATATACTAAAGTTGATCAACTTGGTGCTTAGCATTTTGTATAACTTGAGTTTGACCTAACCCTAGATTAGtatcaaaacttagggtttataaAATTTATACTTGGCTAGTTTCTGGTTCTCTAGGTAAAACAACTACAAACAGGCTCAAATTTTTACCAGGAGCTATTCTAAGGGCATATCATCTTTCTACaaatttttatgatttttggacctatggttttatttctaaaattcctTAAAGCCTCCCAAGGGTACTTTTAAATAACTAGAAATTTACTTGTTGCTGCAAAAATCTTACAACCAATTTTATCAGAATCTACACAATTTTGTGGACTCTACAAAATTGATTTCACTATTTTATCATTTTCATACATTTTCTAGTGTAATTTACTAATTggtaggaaaaagaaaaaaattcaacagtAGTGGGCCGAAACCAACGGGCTCGGCCCACGAACGCAGAGGAAACGACCCCCGCACATGCCGCCCGCGCCCGTGTTACAGATTTGCGCTATGACCCCTAGGTATTCGAATAACCATTAAAGAACCCTAGGTACTATTTACGTGTCTCACTGACATTTGCGCAAAGACCCCTGGACTTTTGTTTCTTCAGGGCTCTTGGTCCTTGACGGAACTGCGTCAAACACATGGCCGGACTCGAGGTTTCCCGGCGACGGCGACCCCTCTATGAGACAACTAGCACTCGAACACCAAGCGCGAGCCTACCCAAGCATATACCCTCACTTAATTGGACTGGTCCAACCCTAATTGATGCTTGTTCATGGCCATGACGACGCTAGAGCTCCGGTGAGCGCGTTCCGAACAACCAAACGCGGTAGTGTTTAAATTGGAGCTAGGGCGAGTTTCACTTATTCACCAGATGATGGGTACATGCTTGAATTTGGACGGAGCGGGTATGGGAAAGTGGGTTGTCGGGAGCGTGCTCTCAGACGTGTTCTGCGGCGGCGAGGTAAGGTTCTCGATGCCCTATCGCGATAATATTCAATCGGTTGGGCCGACAAGCTATGTTAACATTCAAGGATGCTAGAACATGGCACAGAGGGGAAGGAACAAACCTGGGAATAGTTGGTCACGGTCGGGTGCCTCACGGCGGCGTAACTGACCACGATGGGGAAAACTGCAATTTGTGAGCTCTGGTGGGTAATTGGAAGCGAGGAAGGGTGCACTAGGCGCGTAACCAGAAGGCGGATCAGGGAGAGCCTTTAATTTATAGTAGCTACATGAGTGCTTTGTGAATTTGGGATGAGAATATCTCACGACCAGAAGGGATGTGAGTCACCAGAGGGCAACTGTTGTGGCGCTCGGTGAGGTAAAGCCCCTGGCAGTAAATGGGCTGTCCACAGCGACCTATTGCAACGTGGTAACGTCTCCAAGAATGAGGCATCCTCGCGGCGAGCGGCAGACGCCGACGGGGACATTCCGTCCGGTCGCGAAGCAAGTGGTTACGGTGGCCAGCTCACAAACTTATCCGTAGTCATGATCTTTTCACTTGCCCGGTAATATCCACGTTGATCCAGGCACGAATTTTCAGGGCAAGCTCGAATCACGGTGCCCGATCACCGGTGGTGAGGTACACTGCACCAGGAATCTTCTTCAGTGTACTATACCATGGCAATGTTCATTCAGCGCGCCTTACCGAGCCATTTGAGAGTCATTTCTCTTCGACTTTCATTCAACAACCTACCAAGTCGACCATAGCAAAGTTGTTGTCCATCATGTCAACTTTAATTTTTTATAGGGTTCTTGTTCATACCTCCACTCGATCAAGCACAATTCAGCTCTCAAGTTGATCTAATGCCACCATTAGTCTAACCTTCAGGCCAACCCCCGACTGACATCCCAACTTCCAGGCCATTTTGCTCTAATTTTCGAACAACTCTAGGGCTCCCTCCCTTAATAAAACTTGGACTACTTTAATAGATCTACAAATTTTTTGTAGTGCCCCACGACAAAATCCCCATGGACCAAGAGATACAGGGATCAAAAGTCAGCACCATATCACTATTTTTCGGAGTTAAGCATTTGGGTGCCTTTGGGACCTTTTTGCAATTTACTCCAATTTGTTCCATAAAACATGGAAATCTCCAAATATAAAGGTTGCCTATTTTTgttactctaccactttgatatatgcactttggtccaaaagtgcataaaaATTGGAATCACCTCATAAggcactaattagggtttctggggtccttattagggtttgagtgttctagggtttaTGTGCCACTCCAACACTCTAAGTTTAGTCTCTTTTGAACATCTTCACTAACC
Proteins encoded:
- the LOC103654578 gene encoding uncharacterized protein, which produces MPPFAGRVYSGVVVLAASLVFSSGPPALSLPSARAQLAPDPPSHDARFPVPRVPSLHCFLCSIFKHAALQIACCSSSPAMAAPGSPAFRPRLPPPTPVGQEPSCPLASLPPFPSSALSLSKPFYGARGFLLLHPQLACELLPPPCIHGSRRPSPWLALRPAVAPGSESLSWPSSLLHLCPLPALQLLHPWPCLLLVGARRGRRRLVAQPSCSSLLSCPWLLLHSLRAPARCPDGRLSFRVTPSSSSVSARCPASRSTARPDGIECLVIAGLVSPTIVALLFPATP